In a genomic window of Streptomyces sp. NBC_01231:
- a CDS encoding DUF1349 domain-containing protein yields the protein MRTARIRPAVPKRLRTWLATAAVLTASTAAVLTQAGPAFAAGTTLYASPSGSGTTCSASQPCSITQAKTNARALNSSMTADITVELADGTYRLSAPLAFTSADSGTGGHTVNWKAALGAHPVVTGAQKATGWTVQDSAKNIWKSNVGTGFDTRHLSVDGVLATRARTAVTRSDLTATTSGYTFTNSSLSYLNSLAQPGRTEIHGIGSFTDRYAPVTGISSGTITMAQPSWNNNTFGYDTLTSPFRAGPLYIENAYEFLDAAGEWYLDTATGTLYYKPLTGQDMSEADVEVPKLESLIGVGGTYSSPATHIAFSGLQFSGTSWLDPTAHGYASQQTGAYISGTWGRPSDALTSCQSGCRLFEATRPHWDQMPAAVQVSAADHITFTGNRFTQLGQSGLGIGNDANAHTTGVGLGADTVTATGNVFTQDAGGGIVVGGLQADAHHPSDSRMTNRNITLSNNLIHDVALEYRDMSAILVTYVNGATVSHNEVYNLPYSGLTVGYGWGANDIGGSQDYVNRGLYNYQPTYTTATTAANNHVTDNYIHDLMQQMTDGGCMYTLSASPGSTFERNYCHSNNGWFGFYHDEGSRKFTDTNNVFRNTGEWGHENSSATNNTGALTLTDNWTSNGSANITNTDGRGDVVSGTVVVSNGSWPSGARTVMDSAGIQPLYRPLTTDPVSSPYSAYSSTPANTGQSGGRFTITDAGADIWGAGGQHDDAYGTVYQADAAVDGTSVTARVDNVDNSNGWAKAGVVLRNDLTDDGSSAGYAAVVVTPNNGVSFQRDSNADGYLDQLTSTAATVKAPVWLRLTRTATQVSAYYSTDGSTFTQVGSTVTLPSMATTQDAGVIHTAHSSTAGSATFSNLQIVTSPYKAYSSTPAAVDQHGGVTSLTSAGIDVWRSGTQYNDEYAAAYRTGTAGTSSTVTVHVDSQDKTNSWAKAGLMLRNNIASAGSSTGYLVLASTPGNGIALSSDSNGDGYLDTNTIKTGGATVAPVWLRLVRSGTSVTGSYSADGTTWTTVGTATLTGANSTLDAGMFSTAHAGSMGTANFSQFSVS from the coding sequence GTGCGAACAGCCCGCATCCGTCCCGCGGTTCCCAAACGGCTCAGAACATGGCTGGCCACAGCCGCCGTGCTCACCGCCTCGACCGCCGCAGTCCTCACCCAGGCGGGCCCCGCCTTTGCGGCCGGCACGACGCTCTACGCCTCGCCGAGCGGCTCCGGCACCACCTGCTCCGCGAGCCAGCCGTGCTCCATCACCCAGGCCAAGACCAACGCGCGGGCGCTCAACAGCTCCATGACGGCCGACATCACCGTCGAGCTCGCCGACGGCACCTACCGGCTCTCCGCGCCGCTCGCCTTCACCTCGGCGGACTCCGGCACCGGCGGCCACACGGTGAACTGGAAGGCCGCGCTGGGCGCCCACCCCGTCGTCACCGGAGCACAGAAGGCCACCGGCTGGACCGTGCAGGACTCGGCCAAGAACATCTGGAAGAGCAACGTCGGCACAGGCTTCGACACGCGTCACCTCTCCGTCGACGGCGTCCTGGCCACCAGGGCCCGCACCGCGGTCACCCGCTCGGACCTGACCGCGACCACCAGCGGCTACACCTTCACGAACAGCTCGCTGAGCTACCTCAACAGCCTCGCGCAGCCCGGCCGGACCGAGATCCACGGCATCGGATCCTTCACCGACCGCTACGCCCCGGTGACCGGCATCAGCAGCGGCACCATCACCATGGCCCAGCCCTCGTGGAACAACAACACGTTCGGCTACGACACCCTGACCAGCCCCTTCCGGGCCGGCCCCCTCTACATCGAGAACGCCTACGAATTCCTCGACGCGGCCGGCGAGTGGTACCTCGACACCGCTACCGGCACCCTGTACTACAAGCCGCTCACCGGGCAGGACATGAGTGAGGCCGACGTCGAGGTGCCGAAGCTGGAGTCGCTCATCGGCGTCGGAGGGACGTACTCCTCCCCTGCCACCCACATCGCCTTCTCAGGGCTGCAGTTCTCGGGCACCAGTTGGCTGGACCCCACCGCCCACGGCTACGCCAGCCAGCAGACCGGTGCGTACATCTCCGGTACCTGGGGCCGCCCGTCGGACGCGCTGACCTCGTGCCAGAGCGGCTGCCGGCTCTTCGAAGCAACACGCCCTCACTGGGACCAGATGCCCGCCGCCGTCCAGGTCTCGGCCGCCGACCACATCACGTTCACCGGCAACCGGTTCACCCAGCTCGGACAGAGCGGCCTCGGCATCGGCAACGACGCCAACGCCCACACCACCGGCGTGGGACTCGGCGCCGACACCGTCACCGCGACGGGCAACGTCTTCACCCAGGACGCGGGCGGCGGCATCGTCGTCGGCGGCCTTCAGGCGGACGCGCACCACCCCAGTGACAGCCGGATGACCAACCGCAACATCACGCTGAGCAACAACCTCATCCACGACGTGGCGCTGGAGTACCGCGACATGTCGGCCATCCTCGTCACCTACGTGAACGGCGCGACCGTCTCGCACAACGAGGTGTACAACCTGCCCTACTCCGGCCTCACCGTCGGCTACGGCTGGGGCGCCAACGACATCGGCGGCAGCCAGGACTACGTCAACCGCGGCCTGTACAACTATCAGCCCACCTACACGACCGCGACCACCGCCGCCAACAACCACGTCACGGACAACTACATCCACGACCTCATGCAGCAGATGACTGACGGCGGCTGCATGTACACCCTGTCGGCGTCACCGGGCAGCACCTTCGAACGCAACTACTGCCACAGCAACAACGGTTGGTTCGGCTTCTACCACGACGAGGGCTCCCGGAAATTCACGGACACCAACAACGTCTTCCGGAACACCGGCGAATGGGGCCATGAGAACAGCAGTGCGACCAACAACACCGGCGCCCTGACCCTGACCGACAACTGGACGAGCAACGGTTCCGCGAACATCACCAACACCGACGGCCGCGGTGATGTGGTGAGCGGCACCGTGGTCGTCAGCAACGGCAGCTGGCCGTCAGGCGCCAGGACGGTCATGGACAGTGCCGGTATCCAGCCGCTGTACCGTCCGCTGACCACCGACCCCGTCAGTTCCCCCTACAGCGCCTACTCCTCCACTCCGGCCAACACCGGCCAGAGCGGCGGCCGCTTCACCATCACCGACGCGGGCGCGGACATCTGGGGCGCCGGCGGACAGCATGACGACGCCTATGGCACCGTCTATCAGGCCGATGCGGCTGTCGACGGCACCTCGGTGACCGCCCGGGTCGACAACGTGGACAACAGCAACGGGTGGGCCAAGGCCGGCGTCGTCCTGCGCAACGACCTCACGGACGACGGCTCCTCCGCCGGATACGCGGCTGTGGTGGTGACCCCGAACAACGGCGTCAGCTTCCAGCGGGACTCCAACGCCGACGGCTACCTCGACCAGCTCACGTCCACCGCCGCCACCGTCAAGGCACCGGTCTGGTTGCGGCTCACCCGCACCGCCACCCAGGTGTCCGCCTACTACTCCACCGACGGATCCACCTTCACCCAGGTCGGCTCGACGGTGACCCTGCCGTCCATGGCGACCACCCAGGACGCCGGCGTCATCCACACCGCCCACAGCAGCACCGCCGGCAGCGCGACCTTCAGCAACCTGCAGATCGTCACCTCTCCCTACAAGGCATACAGTTCGACTCCGGCCGCGGTCGACCAGCACGGCGGAGTGACCTCCCTCACCAGCGCGGGCATCGACGTGTGGCGCTCTGGCACGCAGTACAACGACGAGTACGCCGCCGCCTACCGGACGGGGACCGCAGGAACGTCCTCGACCGTCACCGTCCACGTCGACAGCCAGGACAAGACCAACAGCTGGGCCAAAGCCGGTCTGATGCTGCGCAACAACATCGCCTCCGCCGGCTCGTCCACCGGGTACCTCGTCCTCGCCAGCACCCCCGGCAACGGAATCGCCCTGTCGTCGGACTCCAACGGTGACGGCTACCTCGACACCAACACCATCAAGACCGGAGGCGCCACCGTCGCCCCGGTCTGGCTCCGCCTGGTCCGGAGCGGCACATCGGTCACCGGCTCCTACTCCGCCGACGGCACCACCTGGACCACCGTCGGCACCGCAACACTGACCGGCGCGAACAGCACACTGGACGCGGGCATGTTCTCCACGGCCCACGCCGGAAGTATGGGCACCGCGAACTTCAGCCAGTTCTCAGTCAGCTGA
- a CDS encoding FadR family transcriptional regulator, translating into MAQDSAGRAGEPPVLKPWPKRPARLAQAVMESLTDTIVSGAIPPGSTLPVEPELCETFGVSRITIREAVKSLEAKGLVLARQGYGTTVTPPEEWNLLDPVVLAATVQHDDQLVVLDQLVDIRSTLEAQMTAQAAELATDEDLRAIERLLARLDEETAVPARFIETDVAFHDRILQASHNRLGRSIIRILHAQARTAYLYNGTPDETACERANAEHRAVAERLLARDSDGAAQAMAAHIQTAWSRRRLPNVSSPAS; encoded by the coding sequence ATGGCCCAGGACAGCGCCGGCAGAGCAGGAGAGCCGCCCGTTCTCAAGCCCTGGCCCAAGCGTCCGGCCCGACTGGCGCAGGCCGTCATGGAGAGCCTGACCGACACGATCGTGTCGGGCGCCATTCCTCCGGGATCGACCCTGCCGGTGGAACCCGAGCTCTGCGAGACGTTCGGCGTCAGCCGCATCACCATCCGCGAGGCCGTCAAGTCCCTGGAGGCCAAGGGACTGGTCCTCGCCCGGCAGGGCTACGGCACCACCGTCACCCCGCCAGAGGAATGGAACCTCCTCGACCCTGTGGTGCTCGCCGCGACCGTGCAGCACGACGACCAGCTCGTCGTCCTCGACCAGTTGGTCGACATCCGGTCGACGCTTGAGGCCCAGATGACGGCCCAGGCCGCGGAGTTGGCCACCGACGAGGACCTGCGAGCCATCGAGCGGCTGCTCGCCCGGCTCGACGAGGAGACCGCCGTTCCGGCACGCTTCATCGAGACCGATGTGGCCTTCCACGACCGGATCCTGCAGGCATCCCACAACAGGCTCGGCCGTTCCATCATCCGGATCCTCCACGCCCAGGCGCGCACGGCGTACCTGTACAACGGCACACCGGACGAGACCGCGTGCGAGCGGGCCAACGCGGAGCACCGCGCAGTCGCCGAGCGGCTACTGGCCCGGGACTCCGACGGGGCCGCACAGGCCATGGCGGCACACATCCAGACCGCCTGGAGCCGCCGCCGCTTGCCGAACGTGAGCTCTCCCGCCTCCTGA
- a CDS encoding racemase, with protein sequence MRVTEVECHPVRVPGVSPPFVWRDGLLGSPSEGEAAVLRIRTDEGVEGVAMSPRRGSGVILADLLDRVLREELVGQDPLQREWLWHRMWELDRTEELPLYLLGLVDTALWDLAGRLADRPTWQMLGGYRTSIPAYASTVTYSSVEEYLDIADQALELGYPAIKLHAWGDARRDARLSVALREHVGDDIPLMFDGSAGFDLPDAIHLGRALSDADYLWYEEPMREFSVTAYKRLADAVAVPLLVAETSDGAHMNSADFIQAGAATFGVRASTQLRGGFTGAMRTAHLADAYRLRAEVHGPEIPNRHLCMAISNTTYYESLVMGNPISRESGIDAHGLVHAPTGPGVALPAGLDYPPVLQGFVDKETVTPPRA encoded by the coding sequence GTGCGCGTTACCGAAGTCGAGTGCCATCCGGTCCGGGTGCCGGGAGTCAGTCCGCCCTTCGTCTGGCGGGACGGACTCCTGGGCAGCCCGTCCGAGGGCGAGGCCGCGGTGCTGCGCATCCGCACGGACGAAGGGGTCGAGGGGGTGGCGATGTCCCCTCGACGGGGCAGCGGGGTCATCCTGGCGGACCTGCTGGACCGCGTACTGCGCGAGGAGTTGGTGGGACAGGATCCCCTGCAGCGGGAATGGCTCTGGCACCGCATGTGGGAGCTGGACCGCACGGAGGAGCTACCGCTCTATCTGCTGGGCCTGGTCGACACCGCGCTGTGGGACCTGGCCGGACGACTCGCCGACCGGCCCACCTGGCAGATGCTCGGCGGTTACCGCACCTCGATACCCGCCTACGCCTCCACTGTCACCTACTCCTCGGTCGAGGAGTACCTGGACATCGCCGACCAGGCCCTGGAGCTCGGCTACCCGGCCATCAAGCTCCACGCCTGGGGTGACGCCCGCCGCGACGCCCGCCTGTCGGTGGCTCTGCGTGAACATGTGGGGGACGACATCCCGCTGATGTTCGACGGGTCGGCAGGCTTCGACCTGCCCGACGCGATCCATCTCGGGCGCGCCCTCTCGGACGCCGACTACCTCTGGTACGAGGAGCCGATGAGGGAGTTCAGCGTCACCGCGTACAAGCGCCTCGCCGACGCGGTTGCCGTTCCCCTCCTCGTGGCCGAGACCTCCGACGGGGCGCACATGAACTCGGCCGATTTCATCCAGGCCGGCGCCGCCACCTTCGGAGTCCGCGCCTCCACCCAACTGCGCGGCGGCTTCACCGGCGCGATGCGCACCGCCCACCTCGCCGACGCCTACCGGCTGCGCGCCGAGGTGCACGGGCCGGAGATCCCCAACAGACATCTGTGCATGGCCATCTCGAACACCACGTACTACGAGTCGCTGGTCATGGGCAACCCCATCAGTCGCGAGAGTGGCATCGACGCCCACGGCCTCGTTCATGCCCCCACCGGCCCGGGCGTCGCCCTTCCGGCGGGCTTGGATTATCCTCCCGTCCTTCAGGGATTTGTCGACAAGGAGACCGTCACTCCGCCCCGGGCCTGA
- a CDS encoding extracellular solute-binding protein yields MNDDVPVSSRRQLRHTAVAVLGTVSLLALAACGSADPTPTTTSSPAAFKPVAQQEGSEITVWADAARVPGVQAYQKAHPDVKLKIVTYSGDANGANDLQTKVQLFDRTGSGWPDVAFSANVNDGSWAAQGKTPYAAPVDKGLVPLSTLNGFAYGALNPCKFNGGTYCLRNDLAQNVLWYNKELMGKWGYSVPTTWEEYQALGEKVAREHPGYLVGTAGDAWTPEVYFWASQCTASTTTGAKKVTVDLHDPKCTRMAKLLDGLIAKGSVAKDTVFSAGFIKNQASKVLMLPGPSWFGQVLFNSTFKIPKGQIAAASPLKFEGDAKNYTGNVGGGLWFVSSHSKNLKAAADLVTWMTTSDAYQGTAGTYPAYKKAAVTWLANQEKTGYFAEDVSPVFKESAELVWPGWSATQYSQEAIYSSTVIPALNSGKTLTDTLDSWQTAITDKAKSLGYTVN; encoded by the coding sequence ATGAACGACGACGTTCCGGTTTCCTCCCGCCGCCAGCTCAGACACACGGCAGTCGCCGTCCTGGGCACCGTCTCCCTGCTCGCGCTCGCTGCCTGCGGCAGCGCGGACCCCACGCCCACGACGACTTCCTCCCCCGCTGCCTTCAAGCCTGTCGCGCAGCAGGAAGGCAGCGAGATCACGGTCTGGGCGGACGCCGCCCGTGTGCCCGGCGTGCAGGCGTACCAGAAGGCGCACCCCGACGTGAAGCTGAAGATCGTCACGTACAGCGGCGACGCCAACGGGGCCAACGACCTGCAGACCAAGGTCCAGCTGTTCGACCGGACCGGCAGCGGGTGGCCCGACGTTGCCTTCAGCGCCAACGTCAACGACGGCAGCTGGGCCGCCCAGGGCAAGACGCCCTATGCCGCGCCCGTCGACAAGGGCCTGGTCCCGCTCTCGACCCTGAACGGCTTCGCATACGGCGCACTGAACCCCTGCAAGTTCAACGGCGGCACCTACTGTCTGCGCAACGACCTGGCCCAGAACGTGCTCTGGTACAACAAGGAGCTCATGGGCAAGTGGGGCTACTCCGTCCCGACCACCTGGGAGGAGTACCAGGCTCTCGGCGAGAAGGTGGCCAGGGAACACCCCGGCTACCTGGTCGGAACGGCCGGGGACGCCTGGACTCCTGAGGTGTACTTCTGGGCGAGTCAGTGCACCGCCAGCACCACGACCGGTGCCAAGAAGGTCACCGTGGACCTGCACGACCCCAAGTGCACCCGGATGGCCAAGCTGCTCGACGGTCTGATCGCCAAGGGATCGGTCGCCAAGGACACCGTCTTCAGTGCCGGCTTCATCAAGAACCAGGCAAGCAAGGTTTTGATGCTCCCCGGCCCCTCCTGGTTCGGCCAGGTGCTCTTCAACTCCACCTTCAAGATCCCCAAGGGGCAGATCGCCGCCGCCTCCCCGCTGAAGTTCGAGGGCGACGCCAAGAACTACACCGGCAACGTCGGCGGCGGACTGTGGTTCGTCTCCTCCCACAGCAAGAACCTCAAGGCGGCCGCCGACCTGGTCACCTGGATGACAACCTCCGACGCCTACCAGGGCACCGCGGGCACCTACCCCGCGTACAAGAAGGCCGCGGTCACCTGGCTCGCCAACCAGGAGAAGACCGGCTACTTCGCCGAGGACGTCAGCCCCGTCTTCAAGGAATCCGCGGAACTGGTCTGGCCCGGCTGGTCCGCCACCCAGTACAGCCAGGAAGCGATCTACTCCTCCACCGTGATCCCGGCCCTGAACTCCGGCAAGACCCTCACCGACACCCTGGACTCCTGGCAGACGGCCATCACCGACAAGGCCAAGTCCCTCGGATACACCGTCAACTAG
- a CDS encoding sugar ABC transporter permease: MTTHLAKERSGRRGGRSARNPVGRAGYVFVSGYVLLLLAFGVLPTCYAVWLALSNSRNQLVGLGNFTRTFTDYRFGPAFLHIGLYLVVWLASLMILVVLLSLMLHGRMRRASTSLRFLFYLPGALAGVASVLLFLILLDPAASPVGWLLKGFGWNTLAQVNAPGHLPVLFTVIAFWTGAGGWIVVMYGALNSIPDEILEAARIDGAGTLQIALRIQIPMITKWIAYMLILAFAAGTQLFVEPQLVSLASWGMIPDSWSPNQLSYQYAFQAGDFNGAAALSVDLLILGLACAVLVVFRTGLFERDEG, translated from the coding sequence ATGACCACCCACCTCGCAAAGGAGCGGAGCGGCCGCCGCGGCGGCCGCTCGGCCCGCAACCCGGTCGGACGCGCCGGTTACGTCTTCGTCTCCGGCTATGTCCTCCTCCTGCTGGCCTTCGGCGTCCTGCCCACCTGTTACGCGGTGTGGCTGGCGCTGTCCAACTCCCGCAACCAACTCGTCGGACTCGGCAACTTCACCCGGACGTTCACCGACTACCGCTTCGGACCGGCCTTCCTCCACATCGGCCTGTACCTGGTGGTGTGGCTGGCCAGCCTGATGATCCTGGTGGTGCTGCTCTCCCTGATGCTGCACGGCCGCATGCGCAGGGCCTCCACCAGCCTGCGGTTCCTCTTCTACCTGCCAGGCGCCCTCGCCGGGGTGGCGAGCGTACTGCTCTTCCTGATCCTCCTCGACCCGGCCGCCAGTCCCGTCGGCTGGCTGCTGAAGGGCTTCGGCTGGAACACCCTCGCCCAGGTCAACGCCCCCGGTCACCTGCCGGTGCTCTTCACCGTCATCGCCTTCTGGACCGGGGCCGGCGGCTGGATCGTGGTCATGTACGGCGCCCTCAACAGCATCCCCGACGAAATCCTGGAGGCCGCCCGCATCGACGGCGCCGGCACGCTCCAGATCGCCCTGCGCATCCAGATCCCGATGATCACCAAGTGGATCGCGTACATGCTGATCCTGGCCTTCGCGGCCGGCACGCAGCTCTTCGTCGAGCCGCAACTGGTCTCCCTCGCCAGCTGGGGCATGATCCCCGACAGCTGGTCACCGAACCAGCTCTCCTACCAGTACGCCTTCCAGGCAGGCGACTTCAATGGCGCGGCGGCGCTCTCCGTCGACCTTCTCATCCTGGGCCTCGCCTGCGCGGTGCTCGTCGTCTTCCGTACCGGCCTGTTCGAGAGGGACGAAGGATGA
- a CDS encoding carbohydrate ABC transporter permease has protein sequence MRRMRRPSSLAARLAWLIVMGLAVLFFCVPVVWLLLATTKTDGQIVRDNPFSFGSLTAIADAWHHLYAFQEGAILTWLKNSALYTFGALAITLVTSIPAGYALALTQFIGRRMLLTITMLVMLMPTAAMVLPLYLGMNAVHLDGTIWSVILPFSFFPFGVYLTYIYFSSNVPSDLLSAARIDGCSEWQVFRLVAMPLAKPVIALVGFFNFVGNWNNFFLPFVMLPDSSQYPAQVGLNNLLAASPLFNTSSGAGNQIMRPELALATLVTIVPVLIVFLFSQRALVAGMLAGATKE, from the coding sequence ATGCGCCGGATGCGCCGCCCAAGCTCACTGGCCGCCCGGCTGGCCTGGCTCATCGTCATGGGCCTGGCCGTGCTGTTCTTCTGTGTGCCGGTGGTGTGGCTCCTGCTCGCCACGACCAAGACCGACGGCCAGATCGTGCGGGACAACCCGTTCTCCTTCGGCTCCCTCACCGCGATCGCCGACGCCTGGCACCACCTCTACGCCTTCCAGGAAGGCGCCATCCTCACCTGGCTGAAGAACTCGGCGCTCTACACCTTCGGCGCACTGGCCATCACCCTCGTGACATCGATTCCCGCCGGGTACGCGCTGGCTCTCACTCAGTTCATCGGGCGCCGGATGCTGCTGACCATCACCATGCTGGTGATGCTCATGCCGACAGCCGCGATGGTGCTTCCCCTGTACCTGGGGATGAACGCCGTGCACCTGGACGGCACGATCTGGTCGGTGATCCTGCCGTTCTCCTTCTTCCCGTTCGGGGTCTACCTCACCTACATCTACTTCTCCTCCAATGTCCCCTCCGACCTGCTGTCCGCAGCACGGATCGACGGGTGCTCGGAGTGGCAGGTCTTCCGTCTCGTCGCGATGCCGCTGGCCAAGCCCGTGATCGCCCTGGTCGGCTTCTTCAACTTCGTCGGCAACTGGAACAACTTCTTCCTGCCGTTCGTGATGCTGCCCGACAGCTCCCAGTATCCGGCGCAGGTGGGGCTGAACAATCTGCTCGCCGCCTCGCCGCTGTTCAACACCTCCAGCGGCGCGGGCAACCAGATCATGCGACCCGAACTGGCGCTGGCCACCCTGGTGACCATCGTGCCGGTCCTGATCGTCTTCCTCTTCTCCCAACGCGCTCTGGTGGCCGGCATGCTCGCCGGCGCGACCAAGGAGTGA
- a CDS encoding L-rhamnose mutarotase, protein MKRVAQTIRLRPEHRDLYLRLHSAVWPGVEAALRAANIRNYSIFLREDTLFGYFEYHGDDFEADMAAIGADTATRAWWELTGPCQEPWADTGTGGNWSDLTEIWHLSESGTP, encoded by the coding sequence ATGAAACGGGTTGCCCAGACGATCCGCCTGCGGCCCGAGCACCGTGACCTGTATCTGCGCCTGCACTCCGCGGTCTGGCCGGGCGTCGAGGCCGCGCTGCGGGCCGCGAACATCCGCAACTACAGCATCTTTCTGCGCGAGGACACGCTGTTCGGCTACTTCGAGTACCACGGCGACGACTTCGAGGCCGACATGGCCGCTATCGGCGCCGACACGGCCACCCGCGCCTGGTGGGAGCTCACCGGCCCCTGCCAGGAGCCCTGGGCCGATACCGGCACCGGGGGCAACTGGTCGGACCTGACCGAGATCTGGCATCTGAGTGAGTCCGGCACACCGTGA
- a CDS encoding fumarylacetoacetate hydrolase family protein has protein sequence MKLLRVGPPGKERPAVRTEEDRLLDLSSVTSDIDGSFLASDGVDRARVAVATGSLPELDPGGVRIGAPLARPGKIVCVGLNYRGHAAETGAAIPARPVVFMKDPGTVVGPYDEVLIPRGSVKTDWEVELAVVIGRRARYLDGPDAARAVIAGYATSHDVSEREFQLEYSSQWDLGKSCETFNPLGPWLVTADEVGDPQDLGLHLSVNGVKRQDGHTSDMIFPVDHIVSYLSQYMALEPGDVINTGTPAGVALGLPGAPYLRPGDTVELSVGGLGAQRQTFGQA, from the coding sequence GTGAAACTTCTACGAGTCGGCCCGCCCGGCAAGGAGCGTCCCGCAGTCCGCACCGAGGAAGACCGGCTGCTCGACCTCTCCTCCGTGACCTCCGACATCGACGGCTCCTTCCTCGCCTCGGACGGTGTCGACCGGGCCCGAGTGGCGGTCGCGACGGGCAGTCTGCCCGAACTGGATCCGGGTGGTGTGCGGATCGGTGCCCCTCTCGCCCGCCCCGGCAAGATCGTCTGCGTCGGGCTGAACTACCGCGGCCACGCCGCCGAGACGGGCGCGGCGATCCCCGCGCGGCCGGTGGTGTTCATGAAGGACCCGGGCACGGTGGTCGGACCGTACGACGAGGTGCTGATCCCCCGCGGCTCCGTGAAGACCGACTGGGAGGTCGAGCTGGCGGTCGTCATCGGACGGCGGGCCCGCTACCTCGACGGTCCGGACGCCGCGCGGGCCGTGATCGCGGGGTACGCGACCAGCCATGACGTGTCGGAGCGGGAGTTCCAGCTGGAGTACTCCTCGCAGTGGGACCTGGGCAAGTCCTGCGAGACGTTCAACCCGCTCGGACCGTGGCTGGTGACCGCCGACGAGGTCGGCGATCCTCAGGACCTCGGGCTGCACCTGAGCGTCAACGGCGTGAAGCGGCAGGACGGCCACACCAGCGACATGATCTTCCCGGTCGACCACATCGTGTCGTACCTGAGCCAGTACATGGCCCTGGAGCCGGGCGACGTGATCAACACCGGTACGCCCGCGGGCGTGGCCCTCGGCCTCCCCGGCGCCCCCTATCTCCGCCCCGGCGACACCGTCGAGCTCTCCGTCGGCGGCCTCGGCGCCCAGCGCCAGACCTTCGGCCAAGCGTGA
- a CDS encoding SDR family oxidoreductase: protein MSGLSGLKAVVTGGASGIGLATSRMLAEHGATVAVLDLDPSGAPEHLIAIKADLGDDASVRVAVETAAGQLGGLDILVNNAGVGAIGTVEDNPDEEWHRVLDVNVLGTVRTTRAALPYLRRSSHAAIVNTCSIAATAGLPQRALYSASKGAVLSLTLAMAADHVREGIRVNCVNPGTADTPWVTRLLDAADDPEAERAALDARQPLGRLVTADEVAAAVVYLASPAAASVTGIALAVDGGMQGLRLRPAAGA from the coding sequence TTGAGCGGCCTGTCAGGGCTCAAGGCCGTCGTCACCGGCGGCGCGTCCGGCATCGGGCTGGCCACGTCCCGGATGCTGGCCGAGCACGGCGCCACGGTGGCCGTCCTCGACCTCGACCCCTCCGGCGCCCCCGAGCATCTGATCGCCATCAAGGCCGACCTCGGCGACGACGCATCCGTACGTGTCGCCGTGGAGACCGCTGCCGGGCAGCTCGGTGGCCTGGACATCCTCGTCAACAACGCGGGCGTCGGCGCCATCGGCACCGTCGAGGACAACCCCGACGAGGAGTGGCACCGCGTCCTCGACGTCAACGTCCTCGGGACGGTGCGCACCACCCGGGCCGCCCTCCCGTATCTGCGGCGCTCGTCGCACGCGGCGATCGTCAACACCTGTTCCATCGCGGCCACCGCGGGCCTCCCCCAGCGCGCCCTGTACTCCGCCAGCAAGGGCGCGGTGCTGTCGCTGACCCTGGCGATGGCCGCCGACCACGTCCGTGAGGGCATCCGCGTCAACTGCGTCAACCCCGGCACCGCCGACACCCCCTGGGTGACCCGGCTCCTGGACGCCGCCGACGACCCGGAGGCGGAACGCGCCGCCCTCGACGCACGCCAGCCCCTGGGCCGCCTGGTCACCGCGGACGAGGTGGCGGCGGCCGTGGTCTACCTGGCGAGCCCCGCCGCGGCCTCCGTCACCGGCATCGCCCTCGCCGTCGACGGCGGCATGCAGGGACTCCGGCTGCGCCCGGCGGCCGGCGCATGA